Proteins encoded together in one Hevea brasiliensis isolate MT/VB/25A 57/8 chromosome 16, ASM3005281v1, whole genome shotgun sequence window:
- the LOC110662316 gene encoding rhodanese-like/PpiC domain-containing protein 12, chloroplastic isoform X2, whose translation MLRASHLPLITSPTLSALKLSLIPILSLSSHSSSSPSHLHKLSTLASPKSRKPNSPSIGFKRLPTMVGHPCLKASFSSGSGSVDAREILVQHLLVKEDDLNLLLELQQRISAGEDLSDLAVEHSICPSKAEGGMLGWVRKGDMVPEFEEAAFNAPLNKVVRCKTKFGWHLLQVLSDREESLLQDIQPDEFHVKMQDPKFVEECQLIDVREPDEVAKASLPGFEVLPLRQFGSWGPEITNKFDPQKDTYVMCHHGMRSLQVAKWLQTQGFKRVFNVAGGIHAYAVKADPSIPTY comes from the exons ATGCTAAGAGCATCTCACCTTCCACTAATAACGTCACCTACTCTATCTGCTCTTAAACTATCATTGATTCCTATCCTCTCCCTTTCTTCTCATTCTTCTTCATCGCCTTCTCACCTCCATAAACTCTCCACACTTGCCTCGCCCAAAAGCAGGAAACCCAATTCGCCTTCTATTGGTTTCAAGCGGCTCCCTACCATGGTAGGCCATCCATGCCTCAAAG CTTCATTTAGCTCTGGGAGTGGCTCTGTAGATGCAAGAGAGATATTGGTACAACACTTGCTTGTTAAAGAAGACGATCTTAATCTGTTGTTGGAGCTTCAACAGAGAATTTCAGCAG gagaGGATTTAAGTGACCTTGCTGTGGAACACTCGATATGTCCATCCAAAGCAGAGGGGGGAATGCTTGGGTGGGTCAGAAAGGGGGATATG GTACCCGAATTTGAGGAAGCTGCATTTAATGCCCCGCTGAACAAAGTTGTAAGATGTaaaactaaatttgggtggcattTGTTGCAAGTTCTTTCTGACCG AGAAGAATCTTTACTTCAAGACATTCAACCAGATGAGTTTCATGTTAAAATGCAAGATCCCAAGTTTGTTGAAGAGTGTCAATTGATCGATGTTCGGGAACCTGATGAAGT GGCCAAAGCTTCTCTGCCAGGTTTTGAGGTTCTTCCCTTGCGGCAGTTTGGAAGCTGGGGACCAGAAATAACTAACAAATTTGATCCACAGAAAGATACATATGTTATG TGTCACCATGGCATGCGATCTTTACAAGTTGCTAAGTGGCTACAGACACAG GGTTTTAAGAGAGTATTTAATGTGGCTGGGGGAATCCACGCTTATGCTGTTAAGGCTGATCCATCAATTCCTACTTATTGA
- the LOC110662317 gene encoding uncharacterized protein LOC110662317 — MADSSSAAKSDAETEELLDRMLTRLALCDDSKLQALLSKLLPLTLSSLSSQSTAVRNKVLEILSHVNKRVKHQSEIGLPLLELWKLYTDSNATPMVKNFCIVYIEMAFERTDIKEKENMAPMLLSNICKLPHQHQEIILRIATKVFGECHASQIDEEIAKKYRLANDSQDRELFIEFCLHLMLFQQPSQGGGCPPGLSIAQSDRVTGKHPLKSDVLLMRKLGILNVIEAMELDPEVVYPIYLAASADCQEPVIKKGEELLKKKASTANFDDPKLMKKLFLLFNGTTGAENVAPESRVTPGNIALKAKLMSIFCRSITAANSFPATLQCIFGCIYGSGTTSRMRQLGMEFTVWVFKHAQINQLKLMGPVILNGILKLLDSFSNSESDVIARDTKTFSFQAIGLLAQRLPNLFRDKIDMAVRLFDALKVEAQSLRFIIQEATSSLAVAYKGAPATVLMDLEALLLNNSQVEQNEVRFCAVRWATSLFDLQHCPSRFICMLAAADSRLDIREMALEGLFPVKDKGRSTDQNLDLKYPKLGNMLDYILKQQPKLLDSSEIREQKLIFPSKVYVAMMKFLLKCFESELEQSNSLERSSEFLSSVETMCLLLEHAMAYEGTAELHSTSSKALITIASYLPEMIASHYGSRISWLKQLLSHVDLDTRESSARLLGIACSALPSPASSDLIYEMLSLVSVTNNLRFEAKHGALCAVGYITADCMSRIPAIPDTLFQNILRCLTDVAKSETAILASVAMEALGHIGLRVPLPPLCDSSGSVEILSLLHEKLSKLLSGDDIKAIQKIVISLGHICVKETSSSHLNIALDLIFSLCRSKVEDILFAAGEALSFLWGGVPVTSDFILKTNYSSLSMMSNFLLGDVNLSLSKCSFNGKSEANEDFHATVRDAITRKLFDVLLYSSRKEERCAGTVWLLSLAMYCGHHPTIQQMLPEIQDAFSHLLGEQNELTQELASQGMSIVYELGDESMKKSLVDALVTTLTGSGKRKRAIKLVEDSEVFQEGAIGESHSGGKLSTYKELCNLANEMGQPDLIYKFMDLANHQASLNSKRGAAFGFSKIAKQAGDALQPHLRLLIPRLVRYQYDPDKNVQDAMAHIWKSLVADPKNTIDQHLDIIIDDLTIQCGSRLWRSREASCLALADIIQGRKFEQVGKHLKKIWTAAFRAMDDIKETVRNAGDRLCRAVSSLTIRLCDVSLTDISDTRKAMEISLPLLLMEGILSKVDSIRKASIGVVMKLAKGAGIALRPHLSDLVCCMLESLSSLEDQGLNYVELHASNIGIQAEKLDNLRISIAKGSPMWETLDLCINVVNTETLDLLVPRLAHLVRSGVGLNTRVGVANFISLLVQRVGTDIKPFASMLLRLLFPVVTEEKSTVAKRAFASSCAMVLKHASPSHAQKLIEETTALHIGEGNVQISCAILLKSYSSVASDVVSGYHAVIFPVIFISRFDHDKYVSGLFEELWEDNMSGERITVQLYLGEIVSLICEGFASSSWARKRKSAQAICKLSEVLGESLSSCCHVLLEALMKEIPGRLWEGKDTLLDAIGALSTSCHKAIASENPATPKAVLDIVYSACTKKVKKYREAGFSSLDQVIKAFGDPDFFNSIFPQLFGMCSSTVANISGPIPMASDAVKTESDDVEDSSVPREKILGCVLSCICVARVNDILEQKKNLTDMLLVSLSPGFQWTVKMSAFSLIKELCSRLSISNGSEEISLHGSITSLVQELFHSLTPKIVECISTVKIAQVHITASECLLGITKLCRQLASVNWTDVGFKEELLHLCEVEKNEEAKSYLKRCIEIFENLD; from the exons ATGGCAGACTCATCATCGGCGGCCAAGTCTGATGCAGAGACCGAAGAATTGCTGGATCGAATGCTGACCCGACTGGCTTTATGTGACGATTCCAAACTCCAAGCGTTACTCTCCAAGCTACTTCCtctcaccctctcctctctctcctcTCAGTCTACTGCTGTTCGCAACAAG GTTCTTGAAATTTTGAGTCATGTGAACAAGAGAGTGAAACACCAGTCTGAGATTGGCTTGCCATTGCTGGAGTTATGGAAATTGTATACAGACTCTAATGCTACTCCAATGGTTAAGAACTTTTGCATTGTGTATATTGAGATGGCATTTGAACGCACAGATATAAAG GAAAAAGAAAATATGGCACCTATGCTTTTATCTAACATTTGTAAACTCCCTCATCAACATCAAGAGATTATCCTGAGAATTGCTACTAAG GTGTTTGGTGAATGTCATGCCAGTCAGATTGACGAAGAGATTGCCAAAAAATATAGATTAGCAAATGATTCTCAGGATAGAGAATTGTTCATTGAATTCTGCCTTCATTTGATGTTGTTTCAGCAGCCATCTCAAGG TGGAGGATGTCCACCTGGACTTTCAATAGCTCAAAGTGATCGTGTTACAGGAAAGCATCCTTTGAAAAGTGATGTGCTTTTGATGAGAAAG TTGGGGATTTTGAATGTCATTGAAGCTATGGAGCTGGATCCAGAAGTTGTTTATCCCATATATCTGGCTGCTAGTGCAGATtg TCAAGAGCCTGTTATTAAGAAGGGGGAGGAGCTTTTGAAGAAGAAGGCATCCACTGCTAATTTTGATGATccgaaattgatgaagaaattgttTTTACTATTTAATG GTACGACTGGAGCTGAAAATGTTGCACCAGAATCTAGAGTCACTCCTGGAAATATTGCTTTGAAAGCAAAGCTGATGTCTATATTTTGCCGCTCTATTACAGCAGCAAACAGTTTCCCTGCAACTCTGCAATGTATATTTGGCTGCATATATG GGAGTGGCACCACCTCAAGGATGAGGCAGTTGGGAATGGAATTCACTGTTTGGGTGTTTAAACAT GCACAAATCAATCAGCTAAAGCTCATGGGCCCTGTTATACTGAATGGTATTCTGAAGTTACTTGATAGTTTTTCAAATTCAGAATCAG ATGTTATTGCTAGGGACACCAAAACCTTTTCTTTTCAAGCTATTGGATTGCTCGCACAGCGCCTGCCCAATCTATTTAG GGACAAGATTGACATGGCTGTTCGTCTTTTTGATGCATTGAAAGTGGAGGCCCAATCGCTTCGTTTCATTATCCAAGAAGCAACCAGTTCTCTTGCTGTTGCATACAAG GGAGCTCCAGCtactgttttgatggatttggaGGCCCTTCTGTTGAATAATTCTCAAGTG GAACAAAATGAAGTACGTTTCTGTGCTGTGAGATGGGCAACATCTTTATTTGATTTGCAACATTGCCCAAGCCGATTTATTTGTATGCTTGCAGCAGCAGATTCTAGgttggatataag ggAAATGGCACTTGAAGGCTTGTTTCCTGTCAAGGACAAAGGCCGAAGTACCGATCAAAATCTTGATCTTAAGTACCCAAAACTTGGAAACATGTTGGATTACATTCTTAAACAGCAACCAAAGTTGTTAGATTCAAGTGAAATAAGGGAGCAAAAGCTTATTTTTCCATCAAAAGTGTATGTGGCTATGATGAAATTTTTGTTGAAGTGTTTTGAGTCTGAGTTAGAGCAAAGTAATTCCTTAGAGAGATCATCAGAATTTCTCTCTTCAGTGGAAACAATGTGTTTACTTCTAGAACATGCTATGGCATATGAAGGCACTGCTGAATTGCATTCCACTTCTTCAAAGGCATTAATTACAATCGCATCTTATCTTCCAGAG ATGATAGCATCACATTATGGATCTAGAATTTCATGGCTAAAGCAATTATTGAGTCATGTAGACTTAGATACACGTGAATCTTCAGCACGCCTACTTGGCATAGCTTGCTCTGCTCTTCCTAGTCCTGCATCATCAGATCTTATATATGAAATGCTTTCCTTGGTTAGCGTAACAAACAATTTAAG ATTTGAGGCAAAACATGGAGCGTTGTGTGCTGTAGGATACATCACTGCAGACTGTATGTCTAGAATACCTGCT ATCCCAGATACATTGTTTCAGAATATCCTTAGATGCCTGACTGATGTTGCTAAGTCTGAGACTGCAATTTTGGCCTCTGTTGCAATGGAAGCTTTAGGTCATATTGGGCTACGTGTCCCATTGCCTCCGCTTTGTGATAGTTCAGGTTCAG TGGAGATTCTGTCGCTCTTACATGAAAAGTTGAGCAAACTACTCTCTGGCGATGACATTAAAGCAATTCAGAAAATTGTTATCTCCCTTGGACATATATGTGTAAAGGAAACATCATCTTCACACTTGAATATTGCTCTTGATTTGATTTTTAGTCTGTGTCGGTCAAAG GTTGAGGATATCCTTTTTGCTGCTGGGGAAGCTCTGTCATTTTTGTGGGGTGGTGTTCCTGTGACATCGGATTTTATTCTCAAAACTAACTATTCTTCACTTTCCATGATGTCAAACTTTCTTTTGGGAGATGTGAACTTATCTTTGTCAAAATGCAGCTTTAATGGGAAAAGTGAAGCTAATGAAGACTTTCATGCGACAGTTAGAGATGCAATTACAAGAAAACTTTTTGATGTTCTTTTATACAGTAGCAGAAAAGAAGAGCGCTGTGCTGGAACTGTTTGGTTATTATCACTGGCAATGTATTGCGGCCATCACCCAACCATCCAACAAATGCTTCCAGAAATTCAG GATGCATTTTCACATCTACTAGGTGAACAGAATGAACTTACACAAGAACTTGCATCCCAGGGCATGAGTATTGTCTATGAACTTGGGGATGAATCAATGAAGAAAAGCTTAGTAGATGCACTTGTAACCACTTTAACTGGTTCAGGGAAAAGGAAAAGAGCTATCAAG CTAGTTGAAGACTCTGAGGTGTTTCAAGAGGGGGCCATTGGTGAAAGTCACAGTGGAGGGAAGCTTAGCACATACAAGGAGCTCTGCAATCTAGCTAATGAGATGGGTCAGCCAGACTTAATTTATAAGTTTATGGATTTGGCTAATCATCAAGCTTCTTTGAATTCCAAGAGAGGTGCTGCTTTTGGGTTTTCAAAGATAGCCAAGCAAGCTGGGGATGCCCTCCAACCTCACTTACGGTTATTGATTCCGCGACTAGTTAGGTATCAATATGATCCAGATAAAAATGTACAG GATGCAATGGCACACATATGGAAGTCGCTAGTGGCAGACCCTAAGAACACTATTGATCAACACTTGGACATTATCATCGATGATTTGACTATACAATGTGGATCTAGGCTTTGGCGATCACGTGAGGCTTCTTGTCTTGCGCTTGCTGATATTATCCAAGGACGAAAATTTGAACAG GTTGGGAAGCATTTGAAGAAAATATGGACAGCAGCATTCCGTGCCATGGATGACATAAAGGAAACTGTTCGAAATGCTGGTGACAGATTATGCCGTGCTGTATCTTCATTAACAATAAGGTTATGTGATGTCTCACTTACTGACATATCAGACACCAGAAAAGCAATGGAAATTTCTCTGCCGTTGTTGCTTATGGAAGGCATATTAAGTAAAGTTGACAGTATTCGTAAGGCTTCGATTGGAGTTGTTATGAAGCTTGCAAAG GGTGCAGGAATTGCACTTCGTCCACATTTATCAGATTTAGTTTGTTGCATGCTTGAAAGTTTATCAAGTCTTGAAGACCAAGGGCTCAATTACGTTGAG TTGCATGCTTCAAACATTGGGATACAGGCAGAGAAGCTCGATAATTTGCGGATTTCAATTGCAAAAGGCTCCCCAATGTGGGAAACTCTCGATCTATGCATAAATGTTGTGAACACTGAAACGCTAGATCTATTGGTTCCTCGTCTTGCTCATTTGGTTCGATCAGGGGTTGGCCTCAACACTAG GGTTGGCGTTGCCAACTTCATTAGCTTATTGGTTCAGAGAGTTGGCACAGATATAAAACCATTTGCAAGTATGCTATTAAGGCTGTTGTTTCCAGTTGTGACGGAGGAGAAGAGTACTGTCGCAAAACGTGCTTTTGCAAGCTCTTGTGCCATGGTTTTGAAGCATGCAAGTCCCTCGCACGCTCAAAAGTTAATTGAAGAAACTACAGCTTTGCATATTGGGGAAGGGAATGTGCAAATTTCATGTGCAATCCTTTTGAAAAGCTATTCATCAGTGGCATCTGATGTTGTGAGCGGATATCATGCAGTGATTTTTCCAGTTATATTTATTTCTAG ATTTGATCATGACAAGTATGTTTCTGGGCTATTTGAGGAGTTGTGGGAAGACAACATGAGTGGTGAAAGGATCACTGTTCAGTTGTATCTGGGAGAAATTGTTTCTTTAATTTGTGAGGGTTTTGCGTCATCATCTTGGGCAAGGAAAAGAAAG TCAGCCCAGGCAATTTGTAAGCTTAGTGAAGTCTTGGGTGAATCACTGTCTTCTTGTTGCCATGTTCTGCTTGAAGCTCTTATGAAGGAAATTCCTGGTCGACTATGGGAG GGAAAGGATACTCTTTTAGATGCAATAGGTGCACTTTCTACATCTTGCCATAAAGCTATCGCCTCCGAAAATCCTGCCACCCCTAAGGCAGTTTTGGATATAGTATATTCTGCATGCACAAAGAAGGTGAAGAAATACCGTGAAGCAGGTTTCTCTTCTCTTGACCAG GTCATAAAAGCATTTGGTGATCCAGatttctttaattccatttttccaCAATTATTTGGGATGTGCAGCTCAACTGTTGCCAATATATCTGGCCCAATACCTATGGCAAGTGATGCAGTTAAGACAG AATCAGATGACGTTGAAGACTCTTCTGTTCCCCGAGAAAAGATTCTGGGCTGCGTCTTGTCTTGCATCTGTGTGGCACGTGTAAATGATATTCTCGAACAGAAAAAGAACTTGACGGATATGTTATTAGTGTCCCTCTCCCCTGGTTTTCAGTGGACAG TAAAAATGTCagcattttcattaattaaagagCTTTGCTCGAGGCTCAGCATTTCCAACGGCTCTGAGGAAATATCTCTACATGGTAGCATAACTTCTTTAGTTCAGGAG TTGTTTCACTCTTTAACACCTAAAATAGTGGAGTGCATAAGCACTGTAAAGATTGCCCAG